Proteins encoded together in one Calditrichota bacterium window:
- a CDS encoding cold shock domain-containing protein has protein sequence MITSIHAKSSVASGVSDTGVVKWFSQKKGFGFIESSSGAEIFVHYSSIQGRGYRVLEPGDRVKYETVPGPKGDQAFHVEVLS, from the coding sequence ATGATTACCTCTATTCACGCAAAATCCTCCGTCGCATCCGGCGTGTCCGATACGGGAGTCGTCAAGTGGTTCTCACAGAAGAAGGGCTTTGGTTTCATCGAGTCTTCGTCCGGTGCCGAAATATTCGTGCATTATTCTTCGATTCAAGGCCGCGGATATCGCGTGCTGGAACCCGGTGACCGCGTGAAATATGAGACTGTGCCCGGTCCCAAAGGCGATCAGGCTTTTCATGTTGAAGTTTTGTCCTGA
- a CDS encoding gamma carbonic anhydrase family protein has product MALILPYQDKAPVIHDSVWLAPTAVVIGDTEIGEESSLWFGTVVRGDVNWIRIGKQVNLQDGVICHVTIAKAPLTLEDQVSVGHAAVVHGCTLKRGCLIGIGARVLDHAVVGEQALVAAGSVVLEKTVIPPGELWAGVPAKKKRDLSPEERQGLLDTAARYVQYRLHYLGHDADIPSDWLPKR; this is encoded by the coding sequence ATGGCCCTAATCTTGCCCTATCAAGACAAGGCTCCGGTCATCCATGACTCCGTTTGGTTGGCTCCAACTGCTGTAGTGATCGGGGACACCGAAATCGGTGAAGAGTCCTCCCTTTGGTTCGGGACCGTGGTTCGCGGCGACGTCAACTGGATCCGCATCGGAAAGCAGGTCAACTTGCAGGATGGCGTGATCTGCCACGTCACCATTGCCAAAGCGCCGTTGACTCTGGAAGATCAGGTTTCAGTTGGGCATGCCGCAGTTGTTCATGGCTGCACTCTAAAAAGAGGGTGCCTCATTGGAATCGGCGCTCGGGTCTTGGATCATGCTGTCGTTGGTGAACAGGCACTCGTCGCTGCTGGTTCTGTTGTTTTGGAAAAGACGGTTATTCCGCCCGGCGAGTTATGGGCTGGAGTGCCTGCCAAGAAGAAAAGAGACTTAAGTCCCGAGGAGCGGCAGGGACTTTTAGATACAGCCGCTCGCTATGTTCAGTATAGACTGCACTATCTCGGCCACGATGCCGACATTCCGTCGGACTGGCTGCCTAAACGATAA